A window of Thunnus thynnus chromosome 17, fThuThy2.1, whole genome shotgun sequence contains these coding sequences:
- the LOC137167940 gene encoding zinc finger protein 436-like isoform X2: MPTQKECHICKEKIGVASKTCQHCGAKQPYKQKLEKRKKKVALDWKERQKKNCSVNKVYDATNLLLHKWELLERHPILLLARRTTNGFLAECFCPWQMDTEDAKDALVNIKKIYESLLYATEPPLTNSTVTAEEVPQENHESSTPAEPQTSADTENDDGNYCPAQTDFNISRIKEEQEELGDNSQTHTENDNGNYCLVQTDLNISRIKEEQEDLEDDSQTQQVIFTSPEVVKNEQDEPDTQATYEMQPVSSDCSEDQSEETDSDEDWVQSKGAQTKTRKRKVKVLQRQNGSVDQMSPDGDSPAKTQKDRSLCPVCGKGFQYIRPLMKHINTHKTNESAKELLSNLQSACSKRLVCDVCGKTFTSSGCLQMHSKIHAGIKDFKCQDCGKTFVRKEHLVVHVRTHSGVRPYHCDICGKGFSQSQNLRVHRRSHTGERPYCCSSCGKLFHTSGHLKTHMKRFSGEKPYTCDICDQFFCQREQLTQHKNAHTAE; the protein is encoded by the exons ATGCCTACTCAAAAAGAATGCCACATCTGTAAGGAAAAAATCGGGGTAGCCAGCAAGACGTGTCAGCACTGTGGTGCCAAGCAGCCTTACAAGCAAAAACTTGAAAAACGCAAGAAAAAAGTTGCCCTTGACTggaaagagaggcagaaaaaaaactgcagcgtTAACAAAGTATATGATGCAACAAATCTACTg CTCCACAAGTGGGAACTTTTAGAGCGACATCCAATCCTCCTCCTTGCCAGGAGAACTACAAATGGTTTTTTAGCTGAGTGCTTCTGTCCGTGGCAAATGGACACAGAAGATGCTAAGGATGCCCTCGTCAATATAAAGAAGATTTATGAAAGTCTTCTTTATG CTACAGAGCCTCCACTGACCAACAGTACTGTGACTGCAGAGGAAGTACCGCAGGAGAACCATGAATCCTCAACACCAGCAGAGCCTCAAACCAGCGCAGATACAGAAAATGATGATGGGAACTACTGCCCTGCTCAGACAGACTTCAACATATCCAGGATaaaagaggagcaggaggaactTGGGGATAACAgtcaaacacatacagaaaatgATAATGGGAACTACTGCCTGGTTCAGACAGACTTAAACATATCCAGGATaaaagaggagcaggaggatcTTGAGGATGACAGTCAAACACAGCAGGTTATTTTTACTTCTCCTGAAGTTGTGAAAAATGAGCAAGATGAGCCCGACACACAAGCAACTTATGAAATGCAGCCGGTctcttcagactgctctgaggATCAGAGTGAGGAAACTGACAGCGATGAGGACTGGGTGCAGAGCAAAGGAGCGCAGACAAAGACGAGGAAACGGAAAGTGAAGGTTTTGCAAAGACAAAATGGCAGCGTGGATCAGATGTCGCCCGATGGAGATTCTCCTGCTAAAACTCAAAAAGACCGCAgtttgtgtcctgtgtgtggAAAAGGCTTTCAGTACATCCGTCCTTTaatgaaacacataaacacacataagaCAAATGAGTCTGCAAAGGAgcttctgagtaatttgcaaaGTGCTTGCAGCAAACGCCTCGTTTGTGACGTTTGCGGCAAGACGTTTACAAGCTCCGGTTGCCTACAAATGCATTCGAAAATACACGCAGGAATTAAAGACTTTAAATGTCAAGACTGTGGGAAAACGTTTGTCCGGAAAGAGCATCTGGTTGTTCACGTGAGGACCCATTCTGGGGTGAGACCATATCACTGCGATATCTGTGGGAAAGGATTCAGTCAGAGCCAGAACCTTAGAGTTCACAGGCGGTCACACACGGGAGAGAGACCGTATTGTTGCAGCTCGTGCGGGAAACTCTTTCACACCAGCGgtcacctgaaaacacacatgaaacgTTTTTCAGGAGAAAAACCCTACACCTGCGATATTTGTGATCAGTTTTTTTGTCAGAGGGAACAGCTGACTCAACATAAGaatgcacacacagcagagtgA
- the LOC137167941 gene encoding large ribosomal subunit protein uL3-like isoform X2 codes for MSHRKFHAPRHGHMGFLPHKRSKKHRGKARTWPKDDPSKPVHLTAFFGYKAGMTQTIREVHRTGLKQSKREEVEAVTIIETPPIIVMGVVGYIKTLQGFRSFKTIFAEHLSDECKRRFYKNWYKSKKKAFTKYSKKWQEETGKKQLDKDFAMMKKYCSVIRVIVHSQMRLLPIRQKKAHIMEVQLNGGSISDKVDWAKEHLEQAVPVSTVFYQDEMIDVIGVTKGHGFKGVTSRWHTKKLPRKTHKGLRKVACIGAWHPARVNYTIARAGQKGYHHRTELNKKIYRMGKGVHIQDGKVIRNNASTNYDTTQKTITPVGGFPRYGEVNNDFIMVKGCVVGAKKRVLTLRKSLLVHTSRKSKEAIQLKFIDTTSKFGHGRFQTAQEKRAFMGPLKKDALKTLSEHVPEEA; via the exons ATG TCTCATCGCAAATTCCATGCCCCCCGCCATGGACACATGGGGTTCCTGCCACACAAGCGCAGCAAGAAGCATAGGGGTAAGGCGCGCACATGGCCCAAAGATGACCCCAGCAAACCTGTACACCTCACTGCCTTCTTTGGATACAAAGCTGGCATGACCCAAACCATCAGAGAGGTGCACCGCACTGGCCTCA AGCAATCAAAGCGAGAGGAGGTAGAGGCAGTCACCATCATTGAGACTCCCCCGATCATTGTGATGGGGGTCGTGGGATATATCAAGACTTTGCAAGGCTTTCGTTCCTTTAAGACCATCTTTGCCGAGCATCTCAGTGACGAGTGCAAGCGTAGATTTTACAaaaactg GTACAAGAGCAAGAAGAAGGCCTTCACCAAGTACAGTAAGAAGTGGCAGGAGgagacaggaaaaaaacagctgGACAAGGATTTTGCTATGATGAAGAAATACTGTTCAGTCATCAGGGTTATTGTTCACTCCCAA ATGCGATTGCTGCCCATAAGGCAGAAAAAGGCCCACATCATGGAGGTGCAGCTAAATGGGGGAAGCATCTCAGACAAGGTGGACTGGGCAAAGGAGCATCTGGAGCAGGCTGTGCCCGTCTCTACCGTCTTTTACCAGGATGAGATGATCGATGTCATTGGCGTCACCAAGGGACATGGCTTCAAAG GTGTGACAAGTCGCTGGCACACAAAGAAGCTCCCCAGGAAGACTCACAAGGGTCTGAGGAAGGTGGCCTGTATTGGAGCCTGGCATCCTGCTCGTGTGAACTACACCATAGCACGTGCTGGTCAGAAGGGCTATCACCACCGTACGGAGCTCAACAAGAAG ATCTACCGTATGGGTAAGGGTGTCCACATCCAGGATGGAAAGGTGATCCGGAACAACGCTTCTACTAACTACGACACCACCCAGAAGACCATTACCCCCGTG GGAGGCTTCCCACGCTATGGTGAAGTGAATAATGATTTTATCATGGTGAAAGGCTGTGTTGTCGGGGCTAAGAAACGTGTCCTCACCTTGCGAAAG TCTTTGCTCGTGCACACTTCTCGCAAATCCAAGGAGGCTATTCAGCTCAAGTTTATTGACACCACTTCCAAGTTTGGTCACGGGCGCTTCCAGACTGCCCAGGAGAAGAGGGCTTTTATG GGGCCACTGAAGAAGGATGCCCTGAAGACACTGTCCGAGCATGTGCCAGAAGAGGCCTGA
- the LOC137167941 gene encoding large ribosomal subunit protein uL3-like isoform X1, whose protein sequence is MYDPYISTILSLFLPLAWSVCTAMSHRKFHAPRHGHMGFLPHKRSKKHRGKARTWPKDDPSKPVHLTAFFGYKAGMTQTIREVHRTGLKQSKREEVEAVTIIETPPIIVMGVVGYIKTLQGFRSFKTIFAEHLSDECKRRFYKNWYKSKKKAFTKYSKKWQEETGKKQLDKDFAMMKKYCSVIRVIVHSQMRLLPIRQKKAHIMEVQLNGGSISDKVDWAKEHLEQAVPVSTVFYQDEMIDVIGVTKGHGFKGVTSRWHTKKLPRKTHKGLRKVACIGAWHPARVNYTIARAGQKGYHHRTELNKKIYRMGKGVHIQDGKVIRNNASTNYDTTQKTITPVGGFPRYGEVNNDFIMVKGCVVGAKKRVLTLRKSLLVHTSRKSKEAIQLKFIDTTSKFGHGRFQTAQEKRAFMGPLKKDALKTLSEHVPEEA, encoded by the exons ATGTATGACCCTTACATCAGcactattctctctctctttctacccCTCGCCTGGTCAGTGTGCACAGCCATG TCTCATCGCAAATTCCATGCCCCCCGCCATGGACACATGGGGTTCCTGCCACACAAGCGCAGCAAGAAGCATAGGGGTAAGGCGCGCACATGGCCCAAAGATGACCCCAGCAAACCTGTACACCTCACTGCCTTCTTTGGATACAAAGCTGGCATGACCCAAACCATCAGAGAGGTGCACCGCACTGGCCTCA AGCAATCAAAGCGAGAGGAGGTAGAGGCAGTCACCATCATTGAGACTCCCCCGATCATTGTGATGGGGGTCGTGGGATATATCAAGACTTTGCAAGGCTTTCGTTCCTTTAAGACCATCTTTGCCGAGCATCTCAGTGACGAGTGCAAGCGTAGATTTTACAaaaactg GTACAAGAGCAAGAAGAAGGCCTTCACCAAGTACAGTAAGAAGTGGCAGGAGgagacaggaaaaaaacagctgGACAAGGATTTTGCTATGATGAAGAAATACTGTTCAGTCATCAGGGTTATTGTTCACTCCCAA ATGCGATTGCTGCCCATAAGGCAGAAAAAGGCCCACATCATGGAGGTGCAGCTAAATGGGGGAAGCATCTCAGACAAGGTGGACTGGGCAAAGGAGCATCTGGAGCAGGCTGTGCCCGTCTCTACCGTCTTTTACCAGGATGAGATGATCGATGTCATTGGCGTCACCAAGGGACATGGCTTCAAAG GTGTGACAAGTCGCTGGCACACAAAGAAGCTCCCCAGGAAGACTCACAAGGGTCTGAGGAAGGTGGCCTGTATTGGAGCCTGGCATCCTGCTCGTGTGAACTACACCATAGCACGTGCTGGTCAGAAGGGCTATCACCACCGTACGGAGCTCAACAAGAAG ATCTACCGTATGGGTAAGGGTGTCCACATCCAGGATGGAAAGGTGATCCGGAACAACGCTTCTACTAACTACGACACCACCCAGAAGACCATTACCCCCGTG GGAGGCTTCCCACGCTATGGTGAAGTGAATAATGATTTTATCATGGTGAAAGGCTGTGTTGTCGGGGCTAAGAAACGTGTCCTCACCTTGCGAAAG TCTTTGCTCGTGCACACTTCTCGCAAATCCAAGGAGGCTATTCAGCTCAAGTTTATTGACACCACTTCCAAGTTTGGTCACGGGCGCTTCCAGACTGCCCAGGAGAAGAGGGCTTTTATG GGGCCACTGAAGAAGGATGCCCTGAAGACACTGTCCGAGCATGTGCCAGAAGAGGCCTGA
- the LOC137167940 gene encoding zinc finger protein 436-like isoform X1: MPTQKECHICKEKIGVASKTCQHCGAKQPYKQKLEKRKKKVALDWKERQKKNCSVNKVYDATNLLLHKWELLERHPILLLARRTTNGFLAECFCPWQMDTEDAKDALVNIKKIYESLLYGNVHKSTEPPLTNSTVTAEEVPQENHESSTPAEPQTSADTENDDGNYCPAQTDFNISRIKEEQEELGDNSQTHTENDNGNYCLVQTDLNISRIKEEQEDLEDDSQTQQVIFTSPEVVKNEQDEPDTQATYEMQPVSSDCSEDQSEETDSDEDWVQSKGAQTKTRKRKVKVLQRQNGSVDQMSPDGDSPAKTQKDRSLCPVCGKGFQYIRPLMKHINTHKTNESAKELLSNLQSACSKRLVCDVCGKTFTSSGCLQMHSKIHAGIKDFKCQDCGKTFVRKEHLVVHVRTHSGVRPYHCDICGKGFSQSQNLRVHRRSHTGERPYCCSSCGKLFHTSGHLKTHMKRFSGEKPYTCDICDQFFCQREQLTQHKNAHTAE; the protein is encoded by the exons ATGCCTACTCAAAAAGAATGCCACATCTGTAAGGAAAAAATCGGGGTAGCCAGCAAGACGTGTCAGCACTGTGGTGCCAAGCAGCCTTACAAGCAAAAACTTGAAAAACGCAAGAAAAAAGTTGCCCTTGACTggaaagagaggcagaaaaaaaactgcagcgtTAACAAAGTATATGATGCAACAAATCTACTg CTCCACAAGTGGGAACTTTTAGAGCGACATCCAATCCTCCTCCTTGCCAGGAGAACTACAAATGGTTTTTTAGCTGAGTGCTTCTGTCCGTGGCAAATGGACACAGAAGATGCTAAGGATGCCCTCGTCAATATAAAGAAGATTTATGAAAGTCTTCTTTATGGTAATGTACACAAAT CTACAGAGCCTCCACTGACCAACAGTACTGTGACTGCAGAGGAAGTACCGCAGGAGAACCATGAATCCTCAACACCAGCAGAGCCTCAAACCAGCGCAGATACAGAAAATGATGATGGGAACTACTGCCCTGCTCAGACAGACTTCAACATATCCAGGATaaaagaggagcaggaggaactTGGGGATAACAgtcaaacacatacagaaaatgATAATGGGAACTACTGCCTGGTTCAGACAGACTTAAACATATCCAGGATaaaagaggagcaggaggatcTTGAGGATGACAGTCAAACACAGCAGGTTATTTTTACTTCTCCTGAAGTTGTGAAAAATGAGCAAGATGAGCCCGACACACAAGCAACTTATGAAATGCAGCCGGTctcttcagactgctctgaggATCAGAGTGAGGAAACTGACAGCGATGAGGACTGGGTGCAGAGCAAAGGAGCGCAGACAAAGACGAGGAAACGGAAAGTGAAGGTTTTGCAAAGACAAAATGGCAGCGTGGATCAGATGTCGCCCGATGGAGATTCTCCTGCTAAAACTCAAAAAGACCGCAgtttgtgtcctgtgtgtggAAAAGGCTTTCAGTACATCCGTCCTTTaatgaaacacataaacacacataagaCAAATGAGTCTGCAAAGGAgcttctgagtaatttgcaaaGTGCTTGCAGCAAACGCCTCGTTTGTGACGTTTGCGGCAAGACGTTTACAAGCTCCGGTTGCCTACAAATGCATTCGAAAATACACGCAGGAATTAAAGACTTTAAATGTCAAGACTGTGGGAAAACGTTTGTCCGGAAAGAGCATCTGGTTGTTCACGTGAGGACCCATTCTGGGGTGAGACCATATCACTGCGATATCTGTGGGAAAGGATTCAGTCAGAGCCAGAACCTTAGAGTTCACAGGCGGTCACACACGGGAGAGAGACCGTATTGTTGCAGCTCGTGCGGGAAACTCTTTCACACCAGCGgtcacctgaaaacacacatgaaacgTTTTTCAGGAGAAAAACCCTACACCTGCGATATTTGTGATCAGTTTTTTTGTCAGAGGGAACAGCTGACTCAACATAAGaatgcacacacagcagagtgA
- the LOC137168329 gene encoding LOW QUALITY PROTEIN: testis-expressed protein 2-like (The sequence of the model RefSeq protein was modified relative to this genomic sequence to represent the inferred CDS: deleted 1 base in 1 codon): MASMEESKLIFSLDGHDEGPTVAFSKDKPQDRESRAELSLGMDLELSQSHRSQPLFLPHSPSSPGSLADLSASSAGLLVTTNLVKSSSTDLEPRESSSLRGKPLLSLVKSLSTEISRRVEPEVNLSKSDSKLHLHPWKQLTQPKIPEARPEAGRLNENDGWASPTSTGSLSPTEPRGSSLIAELEDTRRKFSEAMQDPLSMLSKIMGDESSGSPKQGRASGVGDSPTSQGSSGREGGSEDGDLKYRRRPDGEQRSVRDTPLRRLQKGSLIKSSVSPEHHSRDSNLEIRTYGDMIQVVELQNGSRGAHQRTFKQSRGMIPGSSLPLHWLFPVGLLAYGFFVLPLPSYVTGLSVGVACGFILGLVVVFMFAPRRSSARRNSPFCKARALNMDPLDGKCTDPEILEGWMNETQIYDPEMFHPSITHSVYVTLEGSWLRLAYPRANIPRWAAFDEMPHEATFLRSCTYQLANCKLPVILYLFGRTGREKEEWFQHFLSASRAGARSSVSSKENTDMPCGGDAVKESTEELHDLQGAMRARTLLDYSTYMTQLIGSESCNPTPSPCHSDKGSPTTHKKIHNEEHSSGGQTGAESSAGSEAGGYSAEGQPTWVNSLVGRIFWDFLREKYWTDQVAHKIQKKLTKIKLPYFMNELTLADLDMGTCLPQVLSTAKPTLDRRGLWLELELVYTGCLQMTLETKMNLCKLGKEGEDEVHSVPETPQVGSKPRLCILADSDEESSSAGSSDEEEVPPSEPQGSVGDKSTVVAADGHTGGSTSRKILRFVDKIAKSKYFQKATENEYIKKKIAEVSNMPLMLSVEVLELSGTLAINIPPPPTDRIWYSFQVPPRLDLHVRPMLGEREVTFTHVTEWIEKKLQCEFQKVFVMPNMDDLYLPLMTSGLDNPPASCHSSIHSSSHQSSMESQEYMSE, encoded by the exons ATGGCCAGCATGGAGGAGAGTAAGCTCATCTTCAGCCTGGACGGCCACGATGAGGGTCCAACCGTGGCTTTTTCCAAAGACAAACCTCAAGACAGGGAGAGCCGAGCTGAACTCAGCCTGGGAATGGATTTGGAACTGAGCCAAAGCCACCGCTCCCAGCCTCTCTTCCTGCCtcactccccctcctctccagGATCTTTAGCTGACCTGTCGGCATCATCAGCGGGCCTGCTTGTCACCACCAACCTGGTCAAATCCTCCTCCACAGATCTGGAGCCTAGAGAGAGCAGCTCTCTAAGAGGCAAACCTCTGCTCAGCCTGGTCAAGTCCCTGAGCACGGAGATCTCCCGCCGGGTTGAGCCGGAGGTCAACCTCTCCAAGTCTGACTCTAAGCTGCATTTGCATCCTTGGAAACAGCTTACCCAGCCAAAGATCCCTGAGGCCAGGCCTGAAGCAGGAAGACTGAATGAGAACGATGGCTGGGCATCACCGACATCCACGGGCAGCTTGTCTCCCACTGAGCCCCGGGGCAGCTCGCTGATCGCTGAGCTGGAGGACACGCGGAGGAAGTTTTCTGAGGCCATGCAGGATCCCCTGAGCATGCTGAGTAAGATCATGGGGGACGAAAGCTCCGGCAGCCCCAAGCAGGGCAGGGCTTCTGGTGTGGGAGATTCACCAACCTCCCAAGGAAGCAGTGGAAGAGAGGGGGGCAGTGAAGATGGAGACCTTAAGTACCGGAGGAGACCTGATGGAGAGCAGAGAAGTGTGCGTGACACTCCTCTTAGAAGACTCCAAAAGGGCTCCTTAATAAAATCTTCTGTTTCCCCAGAACATCACAGCAGAGACAGTAATTTGGAGATCCGCACCTATGGAGACATGATTCAGGTGGTGGAGCTCCAGAATGGATCCAGAGGGGCACACCAGAGAACTTTCAAACAGTCTCGGGGCATGATCCCAGGTTCATCATTGCCTCTACACTGGCTCTTCCCTGTTGGACTTCTAGCTTATGGGTTCTTTGTGCTGCCCCTACCCTCCTATGTGACAGGTCTGTCTGTGGGGGTCGCATGTGGCTTTATTTTGGGGCTGGTGGTAGTGTTCATGTTTGCCCCGCGTCGCTCATCTGCCAGAAGAAACTCTCCTTTCTGCAAGGCCAGGGCCCTGAACATGGATCCACTAGATGGAAAGTGTACAGATCCAGAAATCCTTGAG GGCTGGATGAATGAGACACAAATCTACGACCCTGAGATGTTTCACCCCTCCATCACGCACTCTGTCTATGTCACCCTGGAGGGCAGCTGGCTGCGCCTGGCATACCCACGTGCCAACATCCCCCGGTGGGCAGCATTCGACGAGATGCCCCATGAGGCCACATTTTTGCGCTCGTGCACCTACCAGCTGGCTAACTGTAAG CTTCCTGTCATCCTCTATCTGTTTGGCCgcacaggaagagagaaggaggagtggTTCCAgcacttcctgtctgcctccAGGGCTGGAGCCAGGAGCAGTGTGAGCAGCAAGGAGAATACGG ACATGCCGTGTGGTGGAGATGCCGTTAAAGAAAGCACAGAGGAGCTGCATGATCTGCAAGGGGCTATGCGAGCTAGAACGCTCTTGGACTACAGCACCTATATGACACAACTGATTGGCTCAGAGAGTTGCAATCCCACACCCAGCCCCTGCCACAGTGAT AAAGGAAGCCCCACAACCCACAAAAAG ATTCACAATGAAGAGCACAGTTCTGGAGGTCAAACTGGAGCTGAGTCAAGTGCAGGCTCAGAGGCAGGGGGGTACTCTGCAGAGGGGCAGCCCACCTGGGTGAACTCCCTGGTGGGCAGGATCTTCTGGGACTTTCTCCGGGAGAAGTACTGGACCGATCAGGTGGCGCACAAGATCCAGAAGAAACTCACCAAGATCAAG TTGCCGTACTTTATGAATGAGCTGACTCTGGCTGATCTGGACATGGGCACCTGCCTCCCCCAGGTCCTCAGCACCGCCAAACCTACACTGGATCGAAGAg GCCTGTGGTTGGAGCTGGAGCTAGTGTACACAGGCTGCCTTCAGATGACCCTGGAGACTAAGATGAACCTGTGTAAGCTGGGtaaagagggagaggatgaaGTTCACAGTGTTCCAGAGACCCCACAAGTAGG CTCAAAACCCAGGCTGTGTATACTGGCTGATAGTGATGAAGAGTCATCCAGCGCAGGCTCGTCTGATGAAGAGGAAGTCCCTCCTTCTGAGCCCCAGGGGTCTGTGGGAGATAAGAGCACAGTGGTAGCAGCTGATGG GCACACTGGTGGCAGCACAAGCAGGAAGATCCTGAGATTTGTGGACAAAATAGCAAAGTCCAAATACTTTCAGAAGGCCACAGAGAACgagtacatcaagaagaagatagCTGAGGTGTCCAACATGCCTCTGATGCTCAGCGTTGAGGTCCTGGAACTCTCTGGAACTCTGGCCATCAATATCCCACCTCCACCTACTGACAGGATATG GTACAGTTTCCAAGTGCCTCCCAGGTTAGACCTTCATGTGCGTCCCATGCTCGGGGAGAGGGAGGTCACCTTCACCCATGTCACTGAGTGGATTGAGAAAAAACTGCAGTGTGAGTTCCAG AAAGTGTTTGTCATGCCCAATATGGATGATTTATATCTGCCCCTGATGACATCTGGCCTGGACAACCCACCTGCATCCTGTCATTCTTCAATCCACTCCTCATCCCACCAGTCCTCCATGGAGTCCCAGGAGTACATGTCAGAGTAA
- the ndufb10 gene encoding NADH dehydrogenase [ubiquinone] 1 beta subcomplex subunit 10, protein MPADYDKGAYPEPPRQTPAVDKQTALPNPALILSKLFYYSVDLPVTTFRDVVDSIRGNNKSVYYHQKFRRVPDLTECQEGDYLCYYEAEMQWRRDYKVDQEIVKVVQERLRACQQREGSSYEQNCAREIQQFNESTKNFQSRYGDLGAYASGRKCLMKQKERMMAAQAQNA, encoded by the exons ATGCCTGCAGACTATGATAAAGGAGCATATCCGGAGCCTCCTCGGCAGACTCCGGCTGTGGACAAACAGACAGCACTGCCAAACCCAGCCCTGATTTTGTCTAAACTCTTCTATTACTCCGTGGACCTGCCTGTCACCACATTTAGAG ATGTTGTTGACAGCATTCGGGGTAACAACAAGTCTGTCTACTACCACCAGAAGTTCCGCCGTGTCCCTGACCTGACGGAGTGCCAGGAGGGAGATTACCTCTGCTACTATGAAGCAGAGATGCAGTGGAGGAGAGACTA TAAAGTGGACCAGGAGATTGTGAAGGTGGTCCAGGAGCGTCTGAGGGCTTGCCAGCAGAGGGAAGGATCCAGCTACGAGCAGAACTGTGCAAGGGAAATACAGCAGTTCAACGAGTCAACAAAGAACTTCCAGTCACGCT ATGGGGACCTGGGAGCGTACGCCAGCGGGAGGAAATGTCTAATGAAGCAAAAAGAGAGGATGATGGCAGCTCAGGCCCAGAATGCTTAA